In Silene latifolia isolate original U9 population chromosome X, ASM4854445v1, whole genome shotgun sequence, the following proteins share a genomic window:
- the LOC141619552 gene encoding protein FAR1-RELATED SEQUENCE 5-like — protein MGHRAFECRSAPRGSIENRNQEGYRTPEPSIGGNRNAGQWSTQRSYNNRQGNGGNQSNGGKTFGTASTVQGNGEKESNDEVSSAILTLLSTPICTILPEEPEEYFPPCVDEKKPKLGDLYNTIEEGVQFYKEYAKHCGFHTRLGTTKREKGNAGVFTLRRVLCNKAGTREESKEKKTDSVRLTTRIECEAMVQFSLPVDGKYKVTGFYEGHNHILASPSSMLFMTEKRIMTSIQKTFVVKAAQLMMRPVKAFRGWKELSGGYSNVGATETDFKNFVRDMKQYIGLSDAQMLVDNFTKKKETCSTFYFDLKLMKNGVYRNLFWADTISRKNYALFGDMLSIDSTFRTNKYDMVFVPFTAVDQHKRCVTVGAGLLSHESIEAYTWLFKAFLDAMGGCAPKAIITDQCPSMKPSIEEVFPYTSHRLCIWHIMKKLHEKVDAYLWQDEDFKKRLNACVWNNHCEPGEFEEAWANIMINYDLIVHPLFSSLYEIKEYWVPVYFREIFMAVQLEKHASEIYTHASFKDFQNELCAAVYNCGMVDVHVMDGIEVYIINDIKRKRKTWEVACRASREEVTCSCCLYQRMDMLCKHVIWVLKHKNIRRIPDKYIVNRWTKNALMKPVFDKHGNKMEDVGKSDNKKRMINELWEEMYSCVSLAEENDQDIQMLTDKLRELKMEIKQHRSNEPTILNTMLEMERYVGCSIPKEINIQVPQKSRNKGSGKRIQSRILKVLEKSGKKQRVCQTCGRKGHNSRTCSKKVEESDSQESYSQNED, from the exons AATCAAATGATGAAGTTAGTTCAGCGATTTTGACATTATTGTCTACACCAATTTGCACTATTCTACCAGAAGAACCTGAGGAGTACTTTCCACCTTGCGTAGATGAGAAGAAGCCTAAACTAGGAGATTTATACAATACCATAGAAGAAGGAGTTCAGTTTtacaaagaatatgcaaaacattGTGGCTTTCATACTAGATTGggtacaacaaaaagggaaaaaggAAATGCTGGAGTATTTACGTTGAGGAGAGTGTTATGCAACAAGGCTGGAACAAGGGAGGAGAGTAAAGAGAAAAAAACAGATAGTGTGCGGTTGACTACTCGTATTGAATGTGAAGCTATGGTACAATTTTCGCTGCCAGTAGATGGAAAGTATAAGGTTACTGGATTCTATGAAGGACACAACCATATTCTAGCATCACCATCATCAATGTTGTTTATGACAGAAAAAAGGATAATGACATCGATTCAGAAGACCTTTGTTGTAAAAGCAGCACAGTTAATGATGAGGCCAGTAAAAGCATTTAGAGGTTGGAAAGAGTTGTCGGGAGGTTATAGTAATGTTGGTGCTACCGAGACTGATTTCAAGAACTTTGTGAGAGATATGAAACAGTACATTGGTTTGTCTGATGCACAAATGCTGGTAGATAATTTTACTAAAAAAAAAGAGACGTGTAGCACATTTTATTTTGACTTGAAGTTGATGAAAAACGGTGTCTATCGAAATTTGTTTTGGGCAGACACCATATCTAGGAAAAACTATGCTTTATTTGGTGACATGCTTTCGATCGACTCCACCTTTCGTACAAATAAGTACGACATGGTTTTTGTACCATTTACTGCTGTTGATCAACATAAAAGGTGTGTAACAGTAGGAGCGGGTCTACTATCACACGAGAGCATTGAAGCATACACATGGCTTTTCAAAGCATTTCTTGATGCAATGGGGGGTTGTGCACCTAAAGCAATTATAACTGATCAATGTCCTTCTATGAAACCATCAATTGAAGAAGTATTTCCATATACATCTCACAGGTTATGCATATGGCATATTATGAAGAAACTTCATGAAAAAGTTGATGCGTATTTATGGCAAGATGAGGATTTCAAGAAGCGTTTAAATGCATGTGTTTGGAACAATCATTGTGAACCTGGTGAATTTGAAGAAGCTTGGGCTAATATCATGATTAATTATGATTTGATAGTCCACCCTTTGTTCTCGTCTCTCTACGAAATTAAAGAATATTGGGTTCCTGTATATTTTAGAGAAATATTTATGGCGG TTCAGTTAGAAAAACACGCTTCAGAAATTTACACGCATGCATCTTTTAAGGATTTCCAGAATGAGTTATGTGCAGCAGTGTACAATTGTGGCATGGTGGACGTACATGTTATGGATGGCATAGAGGTATACATTATCAACGACATAAAGCGAAAAAGAAAGACATGGGAAGTTGCATGTAGAGCAAGTAGAGAAGAAGTCACTTGTAGTTGTTGTTTGTATCAACGAATGGATATGTTATGTAAGCATGTcatttgggtcttaaagcataaGAACATAAGGAGGATTCCAGACAAATATATTGTTAATAGATGGACGAAGAATGCGTTGATGAAGCCCGTCTTTGATAAGCATGGCAATAAAATGGAGGATGTTGGGAAATCAGACAACAAAAAAAGAATGATAAATGAGCTTTGGGAAGAAATGTACTCTTGTGTCAGCCTTGCAGAAGAAAATGACCAAGACATACAAATGTTAACAGATAAACTTAGAGAACTCAAAATGGAGATAAAGCAACATCGAAGCAACGAGCCAACAATCCTCAACACGATGCTGGAAATGGAGAGGTATGTTGGGTGCAGCATTCCTAAAGAGATAAACATCCAAGTTCCACAAAAATCACGTAATAAGGGGAGTGGGAAGCGAATTCAGTCAAGGATTCTTAAAGTGCTGGAGAAAAGCGGGAAAAAACAAAGAGTATGCCAGACTTGTGGGAGAAAAGGTCACAACTCAAGAACATGTTCTAAAAAGGTTGAAGAATCAGATTCACAAGAGTCATATTCACAGAATGAAGATTGA